The Methanobrevibacter oralis genome contains the following window.
ATAGCTCCTAATTGGATTAGTAATTTTGAAGAAATATATGATGAATGTAGCGAATTTATTGATGTTAAAACAATGGACGAGCGTAAAAATGAATTTTTGAACAATTCTGATGCATTTATAATAACTCCCGGTGGGCTTGGAACACTAGATGAATTCTTCGAAATAATAACCCTTAAAAAACTCGAAAGGCATGAAAAACCTATTATTATTTTTAATATTGATGGATACTTCGATAAAATGATTGAAATGTTAGATGAAATGGAAAATCAAGGCTTTTTATATGAAAATGATAATAATCTAGTTAAAATAGCCAATTCTGCTGATGAAGTTTTTAACTTTTTATAACCTATATGGAAGCAACATTATTCTTAAATTCTAAATTCAACCACCTAGTTAATGATTGCTCAGATATTCAGTATAATCCATTGCTAAAATTTATTAAATCTAATTTTTGGAGTTTATTTGAAGAATTACTTAGAGAACCAGCAGAAATTCCAAGTTTAAATGCGATTTGAATACGTTTAAGATTTACTCCATAAACACCTTGTCTACTTGCAATTTCAGAAGTTAAATTATCACTTAAACCTATAGAATCCGAAAACACATATGCAACATGTCTTTGATCCTAATATAACCCCTAAATTTCCATAAAAATCCATATAGTTATCTAGCTCTTTAATAATTGAAATTCATCAATAAAAATTAAAACGCCTTTAATTTTATTGGAACTTTTTTCATAAATTCTTTCTGGAAGTTTTAAAACAAAATCCATTAACTTTTCAGAGTTTGTTTGTGAATTAAAAATAGTTATTGGAAATTTATCAAATTGAATAGATTCGTATATTTTAAAGTTATTAGATTCGAAATACTTTTCTATTATAAAATTCATCATCTGTTAGATCATGATTAGTCCCGTGGTAACCTATCCACAATTACCCAAATGACATATTATAAAATTGTAATTAAAGCATGTTTTCGCAAATGTATTACAAAAGTTAATATTAATTAGTAATTAAAATAAGAAATGGTGAGAGAGATAGTTGAAATAATAAAACCCCTTAAAAATAAAATACATTATATTGCTCTAATTTTAATATTACTCCTTATTGAGGCATACTGTGATTTATCACTACCTTCCTATACAGCAGATATTGTAAATATAGGTATTCAACATACTAATTTAGGAGTAATATATGATATTGGATTTAAAATGATGTTAATGGTTACAATATCCGTAATATCTACATTATTGCTATCACTAACATCTAGTAGATTTGCATCTACATATGCTATGCAATTAAGAGAGCTAATCTTTAAAAAAGTTTTAAAATTCTCAAATCATGAGCTAAACAAATTTTCAAGAGCGTCACTCATTACTAGATCAACAAACGATGTTAATCAAATACAAAACATTCTAGGAATGATTTTCAGAACACTTCTTTTTGCACCAATTATTGGAATTGGAAGCATAATTAAAGCCTGGCAAATGGGAACAAACTTATCATGGATTATTATTGTAACATTTATTGGAATAGCTATTTTATTTTCAATCATCATTGTTAAAGTCGTTCCAATGTTTAAAAAAATGCAAAAAACCATTGATAAGATAAATCAAACTGCAAGAGAAATTATTACTGGAATACCTGTTATAAAGGCATTTGTTCGAAAGGATCATGAACAAAAACGCTTTGATAAAACAAATAAGGAATTTAGAGGAATTAACTTATATGTATTTAGAAGATTTTTAATTCTAATGCCAGCTATGACTTTAATTTTAAATTTAATGACAGTAGCTATTCTTTACTTTGGAGCTTATCAAAGCATTAGTGGAGGTCTTTTAACAGGAGACATTATTGCATTTATTCAATATGCAACACAAATTGTATCCTCATTTATTATGATTGGTGCATTTGTAATGATGCTTCCAAGAGTTTTAGTCTCAGCTAGACGTGTTGAAGAAGTCTTAAAAATAAGACCAACAATTAAAAGTGGAAATATTACGCAATTAAGCGATAATCTTGAATTAGAATTTAAAAATGTTACATTTTCATATCCAAAAAGTGAAAAAGAAACCTTAAAAAATCTTAATTTTAAATTAAGTCCTAATAAAACCACAGCTATTATTGGAGCAACAGGAAGTGGTAAATCAACCATTCTCAATTTAATAATTCGTCTTCAAGATGTAAGTAAAGGTGAAATTTTAATTAATGGAGAGAACATTAAGAATATTAATTTAAAAACACTTAGAAAAAAAATCAGCTTTATACCACAAAAAGCCATGCTTTTTTCAGGAGATATAAAAAGCAATATTCAAGTTGGAAAAGCAAATGCTACAGACTCAGAAATTAAAAAAGCCCTTTCATTATCTGAAGTTGATTTTATAGATGATTTATCAAAAGAAGTGCTTCAAGGAGGAGATAACTTTTCCGGAGGTCAAAAACAACGATTAGCTATTGCAAGAGCCTTGGT
Protein-coding sequences here:
- a CDS encoding ABC transporter ATP-binding protein — protein: MVREIVEIIKPLKNKIHYIALILILLLIEAYCDLSLPSYTADIVNIGIQHTNLGVIYDIGFKMMLMVTISVISTLLLSLTSSRFASTYAMQLRELIFKKVLKFSNHELNKFSRASLITRSTNDVNQIQNILGMIFRTLLFAPIIGIGSIIKAWQMGTNLSWIIIVTFIGIAILFSIIIVKVVPMFKKMQKTIDKINQTAREIITGIPVIKAFVRKDHEQKRFDKTNKEFRGINLYVFRRFLILMPAMTLILNLMTVAILYFGAYQSISGGLLTGDIIAFIQYATQIVSSFIMIGAFVMMLPRVLVSARRVEEVLKIRPTIKSGNITQLSDNLELEFKNVTFSYPKSEKETLKNLNFKLSPNKTTAIIGATGSGKSTILNLIIRLQDVSKGEILINGENIKNINLKTLRKKISFIPQKAMLFSGDIKSNIQVGKANATDSEIKKALSLSEVDFIDDLSKEVLQGGDNFSGGQKQRLAIARALVDNHDFYLFDDCFSALDMKTEAKIKSSLNKIKENSSILIVSQRISTIKDADEIIVLDKGEIIDKGTHFELIDKCRIYREIVESQEGLDEVIS
- a CDS encoding LOG family protein; this encodes MNICVYGSGSNKISEKYLNEGYELGLKIASKNHTLIFGGGKNGMMGATARGVSKNNGKTIGIAPNWISNFEEIYDECSEFIDVKTMDERKNEFLNNSDAFIITPGGLGTLDEFFEIITLKKLERHEKPIIIFNIDGYFDKMIEMLDEMENQGFLYENDNNLVKIANSADEVFNFL